One Frankia alni ACN14a DNA window includes the following coding sequences:
- a CDS encoding cytochrome P450, which translates to MTPPSHDRVDTWAPAPAAPELAAPAPGFPDHPGAVRLYGPRFQHNPAQMYREMRRVHGPVAPILLDGDIPAWLVLGYRELHYVTSNPELYGRDPRRWNAWDRVPPDWPLLPVVGYQPYTMHLEGAEFERRSAIMNDVLGDVDLFELRALCERTCDELIDGFAGRGEADLITEYAQSMPMLLIGRMIGIPEAGLPELLASMNAATDGSGPEAVAGHSRFVAIINALLADRRARPRPDLPSAMLGHPGKLTDEEASWDLLLIVGIGQQPITDWIGNTLRLMLTDSRFAVTLSGGRRSVGQALNEVLWEDTPLQNMSGRWAVRSTQLAGQHIQAGDMLVLSCAAANGDPQVRPDSFEGPGGNHAHMSFGHGEHRCPYPAQEIAETIVRGAVEVLLDRLPDAVLAVSPDALVWRPSPWMRGLSALPVHFSPS; encoded by the coding sequence GTGACACCTCCGTCCCACGACCGCGTCGACACCTGGGCGCCGGCGCCGGCCGCCCCCGAGCTCGCGGCTCCGGCGCCGGGCTTCCCCGACCACCCGGGCGCGGTCCGGTTGTACGGCCCGCGCTTCCAGCACAACCCGGCGCAGATGTACCGGGAGATGCGCCGCGTCCACGGCCCCGTCGCGCCGATCCTGCTCGACGGCGACATCCCCGCCTGGCTGGTCCTCGGCTATCGGGAGTTGCACTACGTGACGAGCAACCCGGAGCTGTACGGTCGCGACCCGCGCCGCTGGAACGCCTGGGACCGCGTCCCGCCGGACTGGCCGCTGCTGCCCGTCGTCGGCTACCAGCCGTACACGATGCACCTGGAGGGCGCCGAGTTCGAGCGCCGCTCCGCGATCATGAACGACGTGCTCGGTGACGTGGACCTGTTCGAGCTGCGGGCGCTGTGCGAGCGGACCTGCGACGAGCTGATCGACGGTTTCGCCGGACGCGGCGAGGCGGACCTCATCACCGAGTACGCCCAGTCGATGCCGATGCTGCTGATCGGACGCATGATCGGCATTCCCGAGGCCGGCCTGCCGGAGCTGCTCGCGTCGATGAACGCGGCCACCGACGGCTCCGGCCCGGAGGCGGTCGCCGGCCACTCCCGGTTCGTCGCCATCATCAACGCGCTGCTGGCCGACCGGCGGGCCCGCCCGCGGCCGGACCTCCCGTCCGCGATGCTCGGCCACCCCGGGAAGCTGACCGACGAGGAGGCGTCGTGGGACCTGTTGCTGATCGTCGGGATCGGCCAGCAGCCGATCACCGACTGGATCGGCAACACGCTGCGGCTGATGCTCACCGACAGCCGGTTCGCCGTGACCCTTTCCGGGGGCCGGCGCAGCGTCGGGCAGGCGCTCAACGAGGTGCTGTGGGAGGACACGCCGCTGCAGAACATGTCCGGCCGCTGGGCGGTCCGCAGCACCCAGCTCGCCGGCCAGCACATCCAGGCCGGTGACATGCTCGTGCTGAGCTGCGCGGCGGCGAACGGCGACCCGCAGGTGCGGCCGGACTCCTTCGAGGGCCCCGGCGGCAACCACGCCCACATGTCGTTCGGCCACGGCGAGCACCGCTGCCCGTATCCCGCGCAGGAGATCGCCGAGACGATCGTGCGGGGCGCCGTCGAGGTGCTGCTCGACCGGCTGCCCGACGCCGTGCTCGCCGTCTCCCCCGACGCGCTGGTCTGGCGTCCGTCACCGTGGATGCGCGGCCTGTCCGCCCTGCCGGTGCACTTCTCGCCGTCCTGA
- a CDS encoding DUF4394 domain-containing protein, producing MTRRHSPARAATLTTALAAGIVAALPGLAGAASASSAVPGAVAVSKRPALFERPARFDDLRAVGLGLTTTGVLVRFDVDSPSRLVRIGQVSGLVGGDTSLIGIDYRVQNGRLYGVGNLGGIYVINTSTAVATRVSHLTVALSGTAFDVDFDPAANRLRIISNTGQSLRHNIDDRAGVPPIGTTVVDTPLNYPPTAIVATGLTGAAYTNNDLDPATSTTLFGVDTTLGQVVVGSPSHSGQLVATGQFGLPLGGDAGFDIFTRRSGGRAVGNRAFATLLVGSTYRLAEIDPLTGRIRVHGSFPSNAQVADIAIPPNQ from the coding sequence GTGACCAGAAGGCATTCCCCGGCACGCGCGGCAACACTGACCACCGCGCTGGCCGCCGGAATCGTCGCCGCCCTCCCCGGCCTGGCCGGGGCGGCGAGCGCTTCTTCCGCGGTCCCGGGCGCCGTGGCCGTCTCGAAGCGCCCGGCGCTGTTCGAGCGCCCGGCGCGGTTCGACGACCTGCGGGCGGTCGGCCTCGGCCTGACGACGACGGGCGTCCTGGTCCGCTTCGACGTCGACTCGCCCTCCCGGCTGGTGCGGATCGGCCAGGTCAGCGGCCTCGTCGGCGGTGACACGAGCCTCATCGGGATCGACTATCGGGTGCAGAACGGTCGCCTCTACGGCGTCGGCAACCTCGGCGGCATCTATGTGATCAACACGTCCACCGCGGTCGCGACCCGGGTGTCGCACCTCACGGTGGCGCTCAGCGGCACCGCCTTCGACGTCGACTTCGACCCGGCGGCCAACCGGCTGCGCATCATCAGCAACACCGGCCAGAGCCTGCGGCACAACATCGACGACCGGGCCGGCGTCCCGCCGATCGGCACCACGGTCGTCGACACACCGCTGAACTACCCGCCGACGGCCATCGTGGCGACCGGCCTGACCGGCGCTGCCTACACCAACAACGACCTGGACCCGGCGACGTCGACCACCCTGTTCGGCGTCGACACCACCCTCGGCCAGGTGGTCGTCGGCTCGCCGTCCCACTCCGGTCAGCTCGTCGCGACGGGGCAGTTCGGCCTGCCCCTGGGTGGCGACGCCGGCTTCGACATCTTCACCCGGCGGTCGGGCGGTCGGGCGGTGGGCAACCGGGCCTTCGCGACCCTGCTGGTCGGGTCCACCTACCGGCTGGCCGAGATCGACCCGCTGACCGGGCGAATCCGCGTCCACGGCTCGTTCCCGAGCAACGCCCAGGTCGCCGACATCGCGATCCCGCCGAACCAGTAA
- the rpsR gene encoding 30S ribosomal protein S18 has product MPTRRTPKPGQRKKPNILRERGITYVDYKDVALLRQFISDRGKIRARRITGLTPRQHREVTRAIKNAREMALLPYPGPAAARGR; this is encoded by the coding sequence ATGCCCACGCGTCGCACCCCGAAGCCGGGACAGCGCAAAAAGCCGAACATTCTCCGCGAACGCGGGATCACCTACGTCGACTACAAGGATGTCGCCCTGCTGCGCCAGTTCATCTCCGACCGGGGCAAGATCCGGGCCCGGCGGATCACCGGGCTGACACCTCGTCAGCATCGGGAGGTGACCCGGGCGATCAAGAACGCCCGGGAGATGGCGCTGCTGCCCTACCCCGGACCCGCCGCGGCCCGGGGCCGCTGA
- a CDS encoding DUF742 domain-containing protein, translating into MIREAIDGENPDRLYTVTGGRSRADENAFDLVTLIVSESDPAPGMQSEHAAILRMCRSPVAVVELAAELKLPVSVVKILLCDLLDTGRIAARHPSASVVRTPLPHPEILKQVLVGLKKL; encoded by the coding sequence GTGATCCGCGAGGCCATCGACGGGGAGAACCCCGACCGGCTCTACACCGTCACCGGCGGGCGCAGCCGCGCCGACGAGAACGCCTTCGACCTCGTCACGCTGATCGTCAGCGAGAGCGACCCGGCGCCGGGCATGCAGTCCGAGCACGCCGCGATCCTGCGGATGTGCCGGTCGCCGGTCGCCGTCGTGGAGCTCGCCGCCGAGCTGAAGCTGCCGGTGAGCGTGGTGAAGATCCTGCTCTGCGACCTGCTGGACACCGGCCGGATCGCGGCGCGCCATCCCTCGGCCTCCGTCGTCAGGACGCCGTTGCCCCATCCCGAGATCCTGAAGCAGGTGCTCGTTGGACTCAAGAAGCTCTGA
- a CDS encoding recombinase XerD translates to MPEQDEEEVEPWEPEEVGRFLDEAADDRLAALYELIAIHGVRRGEACGLADTDVDAEASRLTICRQIVESQGRLGVWPPKTKSGKRPLDIDPMMLESITARQLERDAERDAVGPAWNNGTLPNQRGELVQLTGLIFTRLDGRHLSPAYVTSHMQVIARRVGLCCQLVRSAERGAKTPTVGKRYRAPEGIWTVYRDRVPCGQVEVIGCTRRRGSSAVLHLAEALPFDLEAGVELGEDLLSLKRLHDLRHSSASIHLSEGGDLTLLSKRLGHSSPAITARLYAHLLRSTGQAAAETVANAVPRRVRRPSHPQSTHSDQRTRNE, encoded by the coding sequence ATGCCTGAACAAGACGAGGAGGAGGTTGAACCGTGGGAGCCCGAGGAGGTCGGCCGATTCCTGGACGAGGCCGCTGACGACCGCCTGGCCGCCCTGTACGAGCTGATCGCCATTCACGGGGTACGTCGAGGGGAAGCCTGCGGGCTGGCCGACACGGACGTTGACGCGGAGGCGTCGAGGCTGACGATCTGCCGCCAGATCGTCGAGTCGCAGGGCCGCCTAGGCGTGTGGCCACCCAAGACGAAGTCGGGAAAGCGGCCACTCGATATAGATCCGATGATGCTCGAATCAATCACGGCACGCCAGCTCGAGCGGGACGCCGAGCGCGACGCGGTCGGACCGGCATGGAACAACGGCACCCTGCCTAACCAGCGCGGGGAATTGGTACAGCTCACCGGGCTGATCTTCACCCGCCTCGACGGGAGGCACCTCTCGCCGGCATACGTCACGAGCCACATGCAGGTGATTGCCCGACGGGTGGGGCTGTGCTGCCAACTCGTGCGCTCGGCCGAGCGGGGCGCAAAGACGCCGACGGTCGGCAAGCGGTACCGGGCGCCAGAAGGCATATGGACGGTTTACCGGGATCGGGTGCCGTGCGGACAGGTGGAGGTGATCGGCTGCACCCGGCGTCGCGGCTCCAGCGCGGTGCTGCACCTCGCCGAGGCGCTGCCTTTCGACTTGGAGGCCGGCGTCGAGCTCGGCGAGGATCTGCTGTCCCTCAAGCGGCTGCACGACCTCCGGCACAGCTCGGCGAGCATCCATCTCTCCGAGGGCGGAGATCTCACGCTGCTGAGTAAGAGGCTTGGTCACAGCTCCCCGGCGATCACCGCTCGGCTGTACGCGCACCTGTTGCGGTCGACGGGTCAGGCGGCGGCGGAGACGGTCGCGAACGCGGTTCCGCGGCGGGTGAGACGGCCATCTCACCCACAATCCACCCACAGCGATCAGCGCACGCGAAACGAGTAA
- a CDS encoding alpha/beta hydrolase, with translation MSEISPAAESEPSAVSAGHTIVFIHGLWLSSASWQPWIDRFAALGHTGLAPEWPGMDRDLEALRGEPTADNHIGVTEVTDSYAKIVAALPEAPILVGHSFGGLIVQLLLDRGLGAAGVAISPAPVKGVLRLPLATLRSSAPVLTKPATRGRLVGLTADQWFYAFANTVSRAESDELYARLQVPTPGRPLWQAAFANVNPKAVSKVDFTKADRAPLLVLGNGADHTVPASVSRETYTRQRRSGAITAYHEFPGRPHLTASVPGWEEVADLALAWALAPRSGEV, from the coding sequence GTGAGCGAGATCAGCCCGGCCGCCGAGTCGGAACCGAGCGCCGTGAGTGCGGGGCACACGATCGTCTTCATCCACGGTCTGTGGCTGTCGTCGGCGAGCTGGCAGCCGTGGATCGACCGGTTCGCCGCCCTGGGGCACACCGGTCTCGCGCCGGAGTGGCCGGGGATGGACCGTGACCTCGAGGCGTTGCGGGGCGAGCCGACCGCCGACAACCACATCGGCGTGACCGAGGTGACGGACAGCTACGCGAAGATCGTCGCGGCGCTGCCGGAGGCGCCGATCCTCGTCGGGCACTCGTTCGGTGGGCTGATCGTCCAGCTCCTGCTCGACCGCGGCCTCGGGGCGGCCGGGGTGGCGATCTCGCCGGCGCCGGTGAAGGGCGTGCTGCGGCTGCCGCTGGCCACGCTGCGCTCGTCGGCCCCGGTGCTGACGAAGCCGGCGACCCGCGGCCGGCTGGTCGGGCTGACCGCGGACCAGTGGTTCTACGCGTTCGCGAACACGGTCAGCCGGGCCGAGTCGGATGAGCTGTACGCGCGGCTGCAGGTGCCCACTCCGGGCCGGCCGCTGTGGCAGGCCGCGTTCGCGAACGTCAACCCGAAGGCGGTGAGCAAGGTCGACTTCACCAAGGCCGACCGGGCGCCGCTGCTGGTCCTCGGCAACGGCGCCGACCACACCGTCCCGGCGTCGGTCAGCCGGGAGACGTACACCCGCCAGCGCAGGTCGGGAGCGATCACGGCGTACCACGAGTTCCCGGGTCGTCCGCACCTGACGGCCAGCGTGCCCGGCTGGGAAGAGGTGGCCGACCTCGCCCTCGCCTGGGCGCTGGCCCCCCGCTCCGGCGAGGTCTGA
- a CDS encoding GNAT family N-acetyltransferase — translation MSQLHFGEPTAIVVPTVITERLLLRCWQARDVEPYAAVAADPEMGRYTGSPRSEAAVWDMEAALTGHWHLRGFGMWALEDRTTGEFIGRAGLYEEPGWPGIEAAWTIRHDRWGQGLATEAGRAVLIFAFTHVKADQIISLINPQNAASIRVATKLGFHDAGTQFRDDAIYTITHTTWANHLSR, via the coding sequence ATGAGCCAGCTCCACTTCGGCGAGCCCACCGCCATCGTCGTACCCACCGTGATCACCGAACGGCTGCTCTTACGCTGCTGGCAGGCCCGCGACGTCGAACCGTACGCGGCGGTCGCTGCCGATCCCGAAATGGGCCGGTACACCGGCAGTCCTCGCAGCGAAGCGGCCGTGTGGGACATGGAAGCCGCGCTGACCGGACACTGGCACCTGCGCGGTTTCGGCATGTGGGCCCTCGAAGACCGGACCACCGGAGAGTTCATCGGCCGTGCCGGACTGTACGAGGAGCCCGGCTGGCCCGGCATCGAAGCCGCTTGGACAATTCGCCACGACCGATGGGGCCAGGGCCTCGCCACAGAAGCCGGACGGGCCGTTCTGATTTTTGCATTCACGCACGTTAAGGCCGATCAGATCATCTCCCTGATCAATCCGCAGAACGCGGCATCGATCCGAGTCGCGACCAAACTTGGATTCCACGACGCAGGCACACAGTTCCGCGACGACGCGATCTACACGATCACGCACACCACGTGGGCCAATCACCTGTCGCGATGA
- a CDS encoding roadblock/LC7 domain-containing protein codes for MNTRTRDLDWLLENLLERTPGTRHALVLSKDGLKLCRSSGLSVDSADQLAAIASGIQSLSHGASIEFGDGSGGVRQSMTEFHGGLLFIIEAGQGAHLAVVATDDADAGVIGHNMNELVEQIGDYLSAPPREAAPGFAAS; via the coding sequence ATGAACACGAGAACCCGTGACCTCGACTGGCTGCTGGAAAACCTGTTGGAGCGGACTCCGGGAACCCGACACGCCCTGGTGCTCTCCAAGGACGGGCTCAAGCTCTGCCGCAGTTCCGGTCTCAGCGTGGATTCCGCGGACCAGCTCGCCGCCATCGCCTCCGGTATCCAGAGCCTCTCGCATGGCGCGTCGATCGAGTTCGGGGACGGCAGCGGGGGCGTGCGGCAGTCGATGACCGAGTTCCACGGCGGCCTGCTGTTCATCATCGAGGCCGGCCAGGGCGCCCATCTCGCCGTCGTGGCGACCGATGACGCCGACGCCGGCGTCATCGGGCACAACATGAACGAGCTGGTCGAGCAGATCGGCGACTACCTCAGTGCCCCGCCGCGCGAGGCCGCCCCCGGGTTCGCGGCCTCGTGA
- a CDS encoding GTP-binding protein has product MDSRSSEPAVRALPRSRAPLASTVDDALKIVIVGGFGVGKTTMVRAVSEIRPLSTEETMTGAGIGIDDTGGVREKTTTTVAFDFGRISLNERMVLYLFGAPGQERFWFLWDRLFAGTLGAVVLVDTRRVADSWYAIDRLEHHGMPFIVARNNFGEPAHTLPQLREALSLSDDVPLVDCDARHRASSKSVLIALVNHLYALSTAQEISP; this is encoded by the coding sequence TTGGACTCAAGAAGCTCTGAGCCCGCCGTCCGGGCGTTACCCCGTTCCCGCGCCCCGCTGGCGAGCACGGTCGACGACGCGCTGAAGATCGTGATCGTCGGCGGGTTCGGTGTCGGCAAGACCACGATGGTCCGCGCGGTCAGCGAGATCCGCCCGCTGAGCACCGAGGAGACGATGACCGGTGCCGGCATCGGCATCGACGACACGGGCGGCGTGCGGGAGAAGACCACGACCACCGTGGCCTTCGACTTCGGCCGGATCAGCCTCAACGAGCGGATGGTGCTCTACCTGTTCGGCGCCCCTGGGCAGGAGCGGTTCTGGTTCCTGTGGGACCGGCTGTTCGCAGGGACGCTCGGCGCAGTCGTCCTGGTCGACACCCGTCGGGTGGCGGACTCCTGGTACGCGATCGACCGGCTGGAGCACCACGGGATGCCGTTCATCGTCGCGCGGAACAACTTCGGCGAGCCGGCGCACACGCTGCCGCAGCTGCGCGAGGCGCTGTCGCTGTCCGACGACGTCCCGCTCGTCGACTGCGACGCCCGGCACCGCGCGTCGAGCAAGTCGGTCCTGATCGCACTGGTCAACCACCTGTACGCCCTGTCCACCGCCCAGGAGATCTCGCCGTGA
- a CDS encoding N-terminal phage integrase SAM-like domain-containing protein, which translates to MKTKGFSEKMKIKTERRCGCRDADGKQLGKRCPKLKRKDHGRWTYRIQVPEDLRPLVGRGEIRGSGYPAEEDARADAEKEVVKIRSGRQHVGQLTVGQYLNTWLAGKRRLRPTSRGGYESNIRLYLCPMLGELPLKGLRKSHIHQMIARLEVEGSAPVKGGNGAIRKSRPLAPKTILEIFATLRAALNDAVVERLIDGIRLWVWRCLNKTRRRLNRGSPRRSADSWTRPLTTAWPPCTS; encoded by the coding sequence TTGAAAACGAAGGGCTTTTCTGAGAAAATGAAAATTAAAACGGAGAGGCGGTGCGGCTGCCGTGATGCGGACGGCAAGCAGCTTGGGAAACGCTGCCCGAAGCTCAAGAGAAAAGATCATGGTAGGTGGACGTATCGAATCCAGGTTCCCGAAGATCTGCGGCCGCTGGTCGGCAGAGGGGAGATTCGGGGCTCCGGATACCCGGCCGAAGAGGACGCACGGGCGGACGCCGAGAAGGAAGTTGTCAAGATCCGTTCTGGGCGGCAACACGTCGGCCAGTTGACCGTCGGTCAGTACTTGAACACGTGGCTCGCGGGAAAGCGGCGACTACGCCCCACGAGTCGCGGTGGCTATGAGAGCAACATCCGCCTCTATCTATGCCCCATGCTCGGGGAACTGCCCCTCAAGGGGCTCCGGAAAAGTCATATTCATCAGATGATCGCACGGCTTGAGGTCGAGGGATCCGCTCCCGTGAAAGGGGGCAACGGTGCGATAAGGAAGTCTCGGCCGCTCGCTCCGAAAACGATTCTCGAGATCTTCGCAACGCTGCGAGCCGCGCTCAACGACGCGGTGGTAGAACGGTTGATTGACGGAATCCGGCTTTGGGTGTGGAGATGCCTGAACAAGACGAGGAGGAGGTTGAACCGTGGGAGCCCGAGGAGGTCGGCCGATTCCTGGACGAGGCCGCTGACGACCGCCTGGCCGCCCTGTACGAGCTGA
- a CDS encoding ATP-binding protein, whose protein sequence is MPTHASPTRRGPRTPTDQTPVVLLIAVLAVVGAAAWANAATAGPDRPPVIVSAVVATAVVLLTVALALGRGRAVRRLRSQVTDLENRLAGAQSQVQTQNVRAAQLADQILPAVVKRLRDGASPEAALAEIVEIGEIGAAGTAYPGLARGTDPAVGTVIGQEAGVIGRGDAAASPEIGDGDREARETHRRILRTLATEIGRGERMRAAAMSACANAAGRVQALATSMLADLREMEERHDEEVFGDLLRLDHATAQAGRLADSIAVLTGARTGRRWTKPIVMESILRGAVGRISAYQRVRLHSTSTVAVAGYAAEGVMHALAELMDNATSFSPPSEEVHVYVEEVQAGIVVTIEDGGLVMGPAALRRAEAAVSAEPLDLTTLSGTRLGLAVVGVLARKHGLMVSFRPSSRGGTGVVVMIPRRLITQPRPNPTAAGLPVGEIVGAAAAAPGAAARADAAGAAPRGTSSRLERPTSVEPSLDGASFDGASFDGTSFNGTRSTGTGSTGTGLAGTGLAGSGLAGSGLADGAAAGRPAAPGTPVLGSPTGPVARADVPGEPAAPVPPAPREVLPKRRRGETMANAVGRVPVPPAPTRASPPADAGARFGAFRRATRGERTDAVASNTSSAPDRPGVGRPPSPPPPLPPSRTGPTALPGPTVPPGPTVPPRPTVPPRPTVPPGPTVPPRPVEPHPASGGSAGGPDESTWFQTRGGTDADGPTPGGSTFDGLTPDGTRFDGPTPGGLPTWRNGNS, encoded by the coding sequence ATGCCGACACATGCCTCGCCCACCCGCCGTGGCCCCCGCACCCCGACCGACCAGACGCCCGTCGTCCTGCTGATCGCCGTGCTGGCCGTCGTCGGCGCGGCCGCGTGGGCGAACGCCGCCACCGCCGGCCCGGACCGACCGCCGGTGATCGTGTCGGCGGTGGTGGCCACCGCGGTCGTGCTGCTCACCGTCGCGCTCGCGCTCGGCCGCGGTCGGGCGGTCCGTCGGTTACGCAGCCAGGTCACCGACCTGGAGAACCGGCTCGCCGGCGCGCAGTCCCAGGTCCAGACGCAGAACGTCCGCGCCGCCCAGCTCGCCGACCAGATCCTGCCCGCGGTCGTGAAACGGCTGCGTGACGGTGCCTCGCCCGAGGCCGCGCTGGCCGAGATCGTGGAGATCGGCGAGATCGGCGCCGCCGGCACCGCCTACCCGGGCCTCGCCCGCGGAACCGACCCTGCCGTCGGGACGGTCATCGGCCAGGAGGCGGGCGTCATCGGCCGCGGGGACGCCGCCGCAAGCCCGGAGATCGGCGACGGGGACCGCGAGGCACGCGAGACCCACCGACGCATCCTGCGGACGCTGGCGACGGAGATCGGCCGCGGCGAGCGGATGCGCGCCGCGGCGATGTCCGCCTGCGCCAACGCCGCCGGCCGGGTGCAGGCCCTGGCGACGAGCATGCTCGCGGACCTGCGCGAGATGGAGGAGCGCCACGACGAGGAGGTCTTCGGCGACCTGCTCCGCCTGGACCACGCGACCGCGCAGGCGGGCCGGCTGGCGGACAGCATCGCGGTACTGACCGGCGCCCGTACCGGGCGGCGATGGACCAAGCCGATCGTGATGGAGAGCATCCTGCGCGGCGCGGTCGGCCGGATCAGTGCCTACCAGCGGGTCCGTCTGCACTCGACGAGCACGGTCGCGGTCGCCGGCTACGCCGCGGAGGGCGTCATGCACGCTCTCGCCGAGCTGATGGACAACGCGACCAGCTTCTCGCCTCCGTCCGAGGAGGTGCACGTCTACGTGGAGGAGGTCCAGGCCGGCATCGTCGTGACGATCGAGGACGGTGGCCTCGTCATGGGACCCGCCGCGCTGCGCCGTGCCGAGGCCGCCGTCTCGGCGGAGCCGCTGGATCTGACCACGCTGTCCGGCACCCGCCTGGGCCTGGCCGTCGTCGGCGTGCTTGCCCGCAAGCACGGTCTGATGGTGTCGTTCCGGCCGTCCTCGCGCGGCGGTACCGGCGTCGTGGTGATGATCCCCCGCCGGCTCATCACCCAGCCGCGGCCGAACCCCACCGCGGCCGGGCTGCCGGTGGGCGAGATCGTCGGCGCGGCCGCGGCCGCCCCGGGCGCGGCGGCGCGCGCGGACGCGGCCGGCGCGGCGCCTCGGGGCACGAGCAGCAGGCTGGAGCGCCCCACCTCGGTCGAACCCAGCCTCGACGGCGCCAGCTTCGACGGCGCCAGCTTCGACGGCACGAGCTTCAACGGCACCAGGTCGACGGGAACCGGGTCGACGGGAACCGGGTTGGCGGGAACCGGGTTGGCGGGAAGCGGCCTGGCGGGAAGCGGCCTGGCGGACGGCGCCGCGGCGGGGCGACCCGCCGCACCCGGCACACCCGTTCTGGGCAGCCCGACGGGGCCGGTCGCGCGCGCCGATGTTCCCGGCGAGCCGGCCGCGCCCGTGCCACCGGCGCCCCGCGAGGTGCTGCCGAAACGGCGTCGCGGGGAGACCATGGCGAACGCGGTGGGCCGGGTGCCGGTTCCGCCGGCGCCGACGCGCGCCTCCCCGCCCGCCGACGCCGGCGCCCGCTTCGGCGCCTTCCGCCGCGCGACCCGCGGCGAGCGGACCGACGCGGTCGCCTCGAACACCTCCAGCGCGCCCGACCGGCCCGGCGTGGGTCGCCCGCCATCGCCGCCGCCTCCGCTGCCTCCGTCACGTACCGGACCGACCGCGTTGCCGGGACCGACCGTGCCACCGGGACCGACCGTGCCACCGAGACCGACCGTGCCACCGAGACCGACCGTGCCACCGGGACCGACCGTGCCACCGAGACCGGTGGAACCGCACCCCGCCTCCGGGGGCAGCGCCGGCGGCCCGGACGAGAGCACCTGGTTCCAGACGCGGGGCGGGACCGACGCCGACGGGCCCACTCCAGGCGGGTCCACGTTCGACGGGCTCACCCCGGACGGGACCAGGTTCGACGGACCCACCCCCGGCGGCCTCCCCACCTGGCGCAACGGCAACTCCTGA